Proteins co-encoded in one Salvia splendens isolate huo1 chromosome 4, SspV2, whole genome shotgun sequence genomic window:
- the LOC121798576 gene encoding serine/threonine-protein phosphatase BSL1-like, producing the protein MGSKPWLHPAPEYRHLESYWDTDEDAPGPRCGHTLTAVAATKTHGPRLILFGGATAIGGGNGGAPGIRLDGVTNSIHSYDVLTRKWTRLRPAGEPPSPRAAHAAAAVGTMVVFQGGIGPAGHSTDDLYVLDLTNDKFKWHRVVVQGQGPGPRYGHVMDLVAQRYLVSVSGNDGKRVLSDAWALDTAQKPYAWQRLNPEGDRPSARMYATASARSDGMFLLCGGRDASGTPLADAYGLLMHRNGLWEWTLAPGVSPSPRYQHAAVFVGARLHVTGGVLRGGRSVEGDAVIAVLDTAAGVWLDRNGLVTARGNKTQSDPDPSLEIMRRCRHAAASVGFRIYVHGGLKGDNLLDDLLVAENSQYQSEINPPLSPDRASMTSSPRSNNATFAPFSPGSTPDDGFETPSSGKFGMDKHSLEKLAEASAAEAEVASAVWQSAQAASATPEEASLSDVNSQSVETTSEGSDTEVDVRLHPRAVVVAKETVGNLGGMVRQLSLDQFENESRRMLPSHNDLSNPTKKFARQKSPQGLHKKIISTLLRPRNWKPPVNRKFFLDSYEVGELCYAAEQIFMQEQTVLQLKAPVKVFGDLHGQFGDLMRLFDEYGFPSTAGDITYIDYLFLGDYVDRGQHSLETITLLLALKIEYPENVHLIRGNHEAADINALFGFRIECIERMGESDGIWAWTRFNQLFNYLPLAALIEKKIICMHGGIGRSINSVEQIEKLERPITMDAGSIVLMDLLWSDPTENDSVEGLRPNARGPGLVTFGPDRVTDFCKKNKLQMIIRAHECVMDGFERFAQGQLITLFSATNYCGTANNAGAILVVGRGLVIVPKLIHPLPPPFHSPETSPERMTEETWMQELNIQRPPTPTRGRPQPDLDRGSLAYI; encoded by the exons ATGGGATCGAAGCCGTGGCTGCATCCGGCGCCGGAATATCGACATTTGGAGAGCTATTGGGACACCGATGAGGACGCCCCGGGTCCCCGCTGTGGTCACACGCTCACCGCCGTCGCGGCGACAAAAACCCACGGTCCCCGCCTCATTTTGTTCGGAGGCGCCACCGCAATTGGCGGTGGCAACGGTGGCGCCCCTGGCATTC GGTTGGATGGAGTGACGAATTCTATTCATTCTTACGACGTACTTACTAGAAAATGGACCAG GCTTCGACCAGCTGGGGAACCACCATCACCTAGAGCTGCACACGCAGCTGCAGCTGTTGGCACCATGGTTGTGTTTCAG GGTGGGATAGGTCCGGCTGGGCATTCGACGGATGACCTTTATGTGCTTGATTTGACAAATGACAAGTTCAAGTGGCATCG AGTTGTAGTTCAAGGACAGGGGCCCGGGCCTAGATACGGACATGTCATGGACTTGGTCGCTCAACGATATCTTGTCTCTGTTAGTGGCAATGATG GTAAGAGAGTGCTATCAGATGCTTGGGCCTTGGATACTGCACAGAAACCATATGCGTGGCAGAGGCTTAATCCAGAAGGTGACAGACCTTCTGCAAGGAT GTATGCAACGGCTAGTGCTCGGTCAGATGGAATGTTTCTGCTCTGTGGTGGAAGAGATGCTTCTGGCACG CCACTGGCAGATGCCTATGGATTACTTATGCATCGCAATGGCCTGTGGGAATGGACACTTGCTCCAGGAGTGTCACCTTCGCCCAGGTATCAGCATGCCGCG GTCTTTGTAGGTGCTAGATTGCATGTAACTGGAGGTGTTCTTAGAGGCGGGCGATCAGTAGAAGGTGATGCTGTAATTGCAG TATTGGATACCGCCGCTGGAGTTTGGCTTGACAGAAATGGTCTGGTCACTGCACGGGGAAACAAAACACAGAGCGATCCTGATCCTTCCCTGGAGATTATGCGTCGATGTCGCCATGCAGCTGCATCTGTCGGTTTCCGAATATATGTTCATGGTGGTCTGAAAGGAG ATAATTTGCTAGATGATTTGCTTGTGGCAGAGAACTCTCAATATCAATCTGAAATCAATCCGCCATTATCCCCAGACAGAGCCTCAATGACTTCTAGCCCAAGGTCAAATAATGCTACTTTTGCTCCATTTTCCCCTGGATCAACCCCAGATGATGGGTTTGAAACACCTTCATCTGGAAAATTTGG AATGGACAAACACTCCTTGGAGAAACTCGCTGAGGCATCTGCTGCAGAAGCTGAGGTTGCGAGCGCTGTCTGGCAATCCGCTCAGGCAGCTTCAGCTACTCCGGAGGAAGCTTCGTTGTCAGATGTCAATTCACAGTCTGTGGAGACCACTTCTGAGGGTAGTGACACAGAGGTTGATGTCCGCCTTCATCCTAGAGCG GTTGTTGTCGCAAAAGAAACTGTTGGAAACTTGGGGGGTATGGTTCGGCAGTTATCCTTGGACCAATTTGAAAATGAAAGTAGACGAATGCTACCATCACATAATGACCTATCAAATCCTACTAAAAAGTTTGCAAGGCAGAAGTCACCTCAAGGCTTGCATAAAAAG ATCATATCAACTTTGCTCAGGCCTCGAAATTGGAAGCCTCCTGTAAACAGAAAATTCTTTTTGGACTCTTATGAAGTCGGTGAGCTTTGTTATGCTGCCGAGCAGATTTTCATGCAAGAGCAGACAGTGCTTCAATTAAAAGCTCCTGTAAAAGTTTTCGGTGACCTTCATGGACAATTTGGTGATCTGATGCGGCTATTTGACGAATATGGGTTTCCTTCAACTGCTGGAGACATTAC TTACATAGACTATTTATTTTTGGGAGATTATGTCGATCGTGGACAGCACAGCTTGGAAACTATAACTTTGCTCCTTGCTCTCAAG ATCGAATACCCGGAAAATGTTCACCTGATACGAGGAAACCATGAAGCTGCTGACATCAATGCACTTTTTGGTTTTCGCATCGAATGTATCGAAAGAATG GGGGAAAGCGATGGAATTTGGGCTTGGACGCGATTCAACCAGTTATTTAATTATCTCCCACTTGCTGCATTGATCGAGAAAAAGATCATCTGCATGCATGGTGGCATAGGGAGGTCGATTAATTCAGTTGAACAGATAGAGAAATTGGAGAGACCCATAACGATGGATGCTGGGTCGATAGTGCTAATGGATTTGTTATG GTCGGATCCCACTGAAAATGATAGCGTTGAGGGCTTGAGACCAAATGCAAGGGGACCCGGGCTTGTGACATTTGGG CCTGATCGAGTCACAGATTTCTGTAAGAAGAACAAGCTGCAAATGATCATAAGAGCCCACGAGTGTGTTATGGATGGATTCGAACGATTCGCCCAGGGCCAGTTGATCACCCTTTTTTCTGCAACCAACTATTGCG GAACGGCAAACAATGCCGGTGCAATATTGGTCGTTGGCAGGGGATTAGTAATTGTCCCGAAACTGATTCATCCACTCCCACCACCTTTCCACTCCCCGGAAACATCCCCAGAACGCATGACAGAGGAGACATGGATGCAG GAGCTTAACATCCAAAGACCTCCAACTCCCACGAGAGGACGCCCGCAGCCTGATCTCGACCGAGGCTCACTTGCCTATATATAA
- the LOC121799001 gene encoding protein SLOW WALKER 1-like, protein MAEAFPVKPKLRPTSSKLTPTPEAKYWRSFKIPKDIETTPSKSFTFPINSIAFSPVAPHDFVATHSASVSIFSGKTLEPKPTISSFSDTAAAVSFRCDGKLLAAGDLTGTVHVFDANSRSHLRRLKGHAAAVRSVSYPRAADKLHLFSGGDDSVVKYWDVTTEKCVFNLLGHKDYVRCGDASPISDEMFVSGSYDHRVRVWDVRVSNVSSVMELNHEKPVESVLYLPSGGLIATAGGNFVKIWDVIGGGKLLYSMESHIKTVTALCMGKVARGSGEEAEENRILSVALDGYMKVFDYAKLKITHSLRFPEPLLSVGFSPDCSTRVIGTSKGNLYIGRRKAKVESEEVVGGMQWKIVEDDPGRKVLRPSYFKYFQRGQNLKPSEGDYLIKRRKKVKMAEFDKLLKKFRHREALVAALNRRNPESVVAVMEELVARKKLMKCVSNLDTEELALLLAFLQKYSTMPRYAGLLTRLANKVVELRAEDIKSSDQLRSYIRNLKRDVEEEIRIQQSLLEIQGIISPMLRIAARS, encoded by the coding sequence ATGGCGGAAGCCTTCCCGGTAAAGCCCAAGCTCCGCCCCACCTCCAGCAAACTCACTCCCACGCCGGAGGCCAAGTACTGGAGATCATTCAAAATCCCTAAAGATATCGAAACCACACCGTCCAAATCCTTCACTTTCCCGATTAATTCCATCGCATTTTCGCCAGTAGCCCCTCACGATTTCGTTGCCACGCATTCCGCCAGCGTCTCCATCTTCTCCGGAAAAACGCTAGAGCCTAAACCCACAATCTCCTCTTTCTCCGACACCGCCGCCGCCGTATCCTTCCGTTGCGACGGGAAGCTCCTCGCCGCCGGAGACTTGACCGGCACCGTCCACGTGTTCGACGCTAATTCCCGCAGCCATCTCCGCCGTCTGAAGGGCCACGCCGCCGCTGTCCGGTCTGTAAGTTACCCTCGCGCCGCTGATAAACTCCATCTCTTCTCAGGCGGAGATGATTCCGTTGTTAAGTATTGGGATGTTACGACTGAGAAATGCGTGTTTAATCTCTTAGGCCACAAGGATTATGTGCGGTGCGGCGATGCTTCGCCTATTAGTGATGAAATGTTCGTTTCTGGATCGTACGAtcatagggttagggtttgggaTGTGAGAGTGTCGAATGTGAGCTCTGTGATGGAATTGAATCACGAGAAGCCTGTGGAGAGCGTGCTGTACCTTCCCTCTGGTGGCCTAATCGCCACAGCGGGTGGTAATTTTGTTAAGATATGGGATGTGATTGGTGGTGGGAAGTTGCTGTATTCGATGGAGAGCCATATCAAGACGGTGACTGCACTTTGTATGGGTAAGGTTGCACGAGGGAGTGGAGAGGAGGCCGAGGAGAATAGGATCTTGAGTGTTGCATTGGATGGATAtatgaaggtgtttgattatgCAAAGTTGAAGATCACCCATTCCTTGAGGTTCCCGGAGCCACTTCTGTCTGTAGGATTTTCGCCTGATTGCTCGACTCGTGTTATAGGGACATCCAAAGGGAATTTGTATATCGGTAGAAGGAAGGCGAAGGTGGAGAGTGAGGAAGTGGTTGGTGGTATGCAGTGGAAAATTGTGGAAGATGATCCTGGCAGGAAGGTTCTAAGGCCTTCGTATTTTAAGTACTTCCAGCGAGGGCAAAACTTGAAGCCCTCGGAAGGGGATTACTTGATTAAAAGGCGTAAGAAAGTGAAGATGGCTGAGTTTGATAAGCTCTTGAAGAAGTTTAGGCACAGGGAGGCGCTGGTGGCTGCTTTGAATCGGAGAAATCCAGAGAGTGTTGTGGCTGTGATGGAGGAGTTGGTGGCGCGTAAGAAGTTGATGAAATGTGTGTCCAATTTGGACACGGAGGAGCTGGCGTTGCTGTTGGCGTTTCTACAGAAGTACTCGACCATGCCAAGATACGCAGGGCTGCTGACAAGGCTGGCGAATAAGGTTGTTGAGTTGAGAGCCGAGGATATAAAATCTTCGGATCAACTAAGAAGTTATATTAGAAATCTGAAGAGGGATGTTGAAGAAGAGATCAGAATACAACAATCTTTGCTAGAAATACAGGGCATTATTTCACCGATGCTGAGGATTGCTGCTAGAAGCTGA